The genomic stretch CGAGTACAATCGAAATAATAAGGGCGGAGAACGGAGCGAGCCTCGAGATAGGCTGTAACTTAAGAGTCTCGAGAGCAGTAATGTCATGGTGATAATGTATACCCATTGTAGCTTGCAAATGTTGTCAACGATCATGGAATACTCGATAAACTGCCGGTCATTAAAAGTAGGAAGAGAGTGATGAGAGACAAGGAATGCTGTTAGAATGGTCCCTAATAAAGGATTGATGGGTATACCAAGAAcaatgagagagagaaggagtGTAGACGGGAAGGAAACAATGAGAAACGACCAAATCGCATCAAATAGCTTTCATGAATCTGCACAAATCTATAAAAGGAGAgccgaaagagaagggaagaaaagggacaacGAACAGTAGTATTCCAGCGTGGGAGATCTCCCTCGGATCGAGATACACCGTTCTCCTGGGGAAACCCCCAAGTGAACCCTGGATCCCAGGCAGACTAGCTCATAGCGTTACTACTAGGAGGTAATTTGCATATCGATCCCGCCAGTATTACCCGCAACAGTCTGGGTTGTGACGGTAACGTGGTAGCCTACCCTGGGTGCCATAGTGGTGGAGACGAATGGTGTACACCCACTCTAAGCAACGCCCCATCAGCGCTAATTTAATAGACTAGAATCTCTCTCGCCCACTGGTCAAAGAGTCCTTAGGCTATTTCTGACAAGCGGTATCGCTTAAACCTTCTGCAATGACGAGAAGGGTCTTTAGTATAACCTCTTTCGGGGCGCAGCCTCGTATCATTGACACTGGCGAGGGCAACGGGTCCGTTGCCTGCTGATCATGCACCGAATAAGGAGCAAGCCAAGCTTTCAGGATCCACTGAAGAAAGCTTCGCCTCCGCACCTTGAATGAAGTTCTACGCTTCTAGGCAGTAACATTCTCTAGAGTTAGGAAATGTCCACGACTGATTGGTGGAGGTCCCGTGTAGCCCTGGCACGTGATGGCAGGCTGCCCACCACGCCAAACCGTTCCAGGAAAAGCCCCAACATGCGCACGATGTTCAGTTTCATCCCACGGGGGATCAGACCCTCCTTTCTGCGTGGTTTTGAGGTGGCCTGGATTTGTTCGTGGGTCTCATTTGGACATTCAAGCTTTTCCTCGGCACTGCGACATGAAACCAGTCGGAGAAATCACTACATGTCACACGTGGCGGAGTTATGAGGCattttcccctttctatTTTTGTCGTCGAACTTCCAGGCAAATGGCTGTCTGGTGGCATTAAGGCTAAGTCACACAATGACCTGTACTACATGCTCAGATTTGAAGGGGCCAATATGAAAGCCGGTGTATGAGACAATCAAGCAAAGTTAATCAGCAGCCGCACAAATGAGCATCCTAGGCAAGGTAGGACAGTGCTGCAACGTAAGCCTGGGTAATCACCTGTCTGACTTATTACCACGCTTAGGTCCGCCCACAGGTTTATACAAAGTGTTGGGACGAGACATGCCGACCTTATAGTTGAGGGGGAAAATCGGTGCGATGATGCTGGCCAGACCGAGATGCTCGTGTACTAAGCACGTAGCGTCGACGGCATGAGGGCGGTATAAGAAGTCGGTGGGTGCATCCTTACCACCTGAACTCTGCTCCTTCGAGTACCGAGAATATTGCTACAATAAGAGGCACTCTCGTCACTGACACACATCGATTCAACATGTCTGCACAACGCCTTGCCCACCCTCTCTAGACGTGTTCTCCCATCTGATACGACGTACGTGTGGAGACCTGGACTTACGTCGCCCCAATTTGTTAAGAGGCCCCAGACATTCTGTCCTTAGGGTACAATAAGATCGACCTACATATACACGCACATCTCTGCGTGACTGGAATCGGATCAAAAGGACTTTGACGACTTACCGGAGATATTCCGTGAGAATCCAACGACAAACCTAAACTTGAAGCTTATATATAtgaaatgaaggaaaggtcTCCAGGGATAAATTTGACTATGGGTGCGAACCATATTCTATCATCAAAGCGATAGTGCCAACCACTTCACAGGACTGAAGATGCCTATAAAGACCATGTCTCGGATTATTCTGGTACCTCCTTTCGAGGACGAATTGAATAATCATTGAAGGTTTCGAAGTGACAAAACTAGCATTTGACGTTTAAACATTGGTCCGGAGTGGCGTATTACTCTACTCACTCTAGCCTACAATTTACTCCCTATACCCCACGCTACTAACCTAATCACACAAACCATTTTGATCCACAAGAcaaaaaatatattattaatgAAAGAAACACTACCCCCTTCCGCAGGTAGCCAACTAGAATTAAAGAGTGGACGCTCACATACATATGAGACAGTAAGGTAATATAAAAGAACGACACAATTAAACCCCCGAATCATCCTCGATAGCAAAATTCTTCCCGCTCTGATAAGTCTCCCAATTCTGGCAGTTCGAGTGAAGCGAATCAtaatcaatcagatcctgGATCTCAGAGTACCGTTCCACAAACTGAATGGCGAAGCCTTCCTCCGTATGCCAGCCAATATGGCAGTGCATTAACCACGCGCCCGGGTTATCGGTTACAAAGCCGATGACTAGGTGGCCGTTTGCTGGGAGCATGGCTGTATCACGACGGGGAGGATTGTTGGTTGTGATGTCGCCTGCGCTGTAGGTTCCGCTTCCCTGGGAGAGGACGACGAAGTCATGCCCGTGGAGATGGATGGGGTGAGGCACAGATAGGGTGGTCTCGATGATGACAAAGGCCCATTCGTCTGCGCGAGGGAGCTGGACTACACCACTCGtattggagaaggaggtgtGGTTGCGGTAGATCTCTAGGAGAGTTGGGTCGTCCCAGGACACGTGCATGGAGGTACTGTTTAACTTCCAGCGATAGAGGCTCTGGGAGTTTTTGCCTAGGCTGACTGGTTCGGATTCATTGTATAACGGGTTGGAAGTTATTGTGTAGGGGTTGACGATCGGTACGAGATTGGAcatgtcttcgtcatcgcAGGCATCTGTGTAGGAATAtcctgttgttgttgttggtgtcgatggagaagagccgTAGTATACGATTCCCTTGATGTTGGTGGGATTCTGGTTCTCGGAACAGGCCTCCTGGGGGATGGCACGCAGCCAGAAGTTCTTGGCGATGGAGGCTTGGTCTGCGTGGACGATGATGTCGTAGCGTTGTCCTGTGTCCATGATGAGTGACTGTACTATATGATGGTTATGGAAGTTGGATTACCCATTGCAATATCGAGGACGCTAGTATTGTACGGTTCTATAGGAACCAGGTCGTTGGCAATGACAGTCATAGTATGGTTGTCAATCATGAACTTGAAATGGGTGTCACAGGCTCCATTAACCAGGCGGAATCGATAGGACTCTCCCTCTGTGAAGGATGTATTCCACCTAGTTCCTGTCTGATTGGCATAGCCATCTTCCCCGAAgacattcattccattgATCAAGGCAGAGTCCAGTTCCGGGGGTCCGTCGTTCTGTGCGCTATCGAACAGCTGATCCACTGTATTGATGTCCCAGTCATTCAGGATAATAAACCCCTTATCTACATCATAGTTGGCACTAGCAGGGCCGTTGATCTTGATGCCACCGAACACACCCTCCCAAGCCTGGAGACCAATGTGCGAATGGTACCAGGTCGAGCCGTACTGAGT from Aspergillus oryzae RIB40 DNA, chromosome 1 encodes the following:
- a CDS encoding uncharacterized protein (multicopper oxidases), with product MKSSLFCILSSIVAANATSVPSFLARDSVSASLSSSASLSTSSSGACTGNTASTRDQWCNYDINTDYTTTIPETGVTREYWFDLEHVTVAPDGRSRFALAINGSIPGPTIEADWGDTVVVHVNNKLPSSVKNGTSIHFHGIRQYYTNPSDGVVSITQCPTASNSTITYKWRATQYGSTWYHSHIGLQAWEGVFGGIKINGPASANYDVDKGFIILNDWDINTVDQLFDSAQNDGPPELDSALINGMNVFGEDGYANQTGTRWNTSFTEGESYRFRLVNGACDTHFKFMIDNHTMTVIANDLVPIEPYNTSVLDIAMGQRYDIIVHADQASIAKNFWLRAIPQEACSENQNPTNIKGIVYYGSSPSTPTTTTGYSYTDACDDEDMSNLVPIVNPYTITSNPLYNESEPVSLGKNSQSLYRWKLNSTSMHVSWDDPTLLEIYRNHTSFSNTSGVVQLPRADEWAFVIIETTLSVPHPIHLHGHDFVVLSQGSGTYSAGDITTNNPPRRDTAMLPANGHLVIGFVTDNPGAWLMHCHIGWHTEEGFAIQFVERYSEIQDLIDYDSLHSNCQNWETYQSGKNFAIEDDSGV